In Cotesia glomerata isolate CgM1 linkage group LG1, MPM_Cglom_v2.3, whole genome shotgun sequence, one genomic interval encodes:
- the LOC123273454 gene encoding uncharacterized protein LOC123273454 isoform X2: MIAEKLEYVQFQNIIVRLLSIVGLWTKQNSNLLSRLRIHIYLTFLVVPTFGTINYLVANISNINLAINSLCSLLAFSTVIIKGMSFIINRKDVDELHTILDPYFDELLKSPEMSKQVLNKISTFRRLPKLITAMLMTGSISYAIGPIVSIVHQIRHKLYPIDFNFIYLTLYPWEIPRNSLIHFLHFINEYLSTSTIVLISPAVDSLYTYYMFQTIGILREMSYRISMFDEKNCDFEIRECVNKYEILVRCMKKIQKIYGAIILWTMNTNAIVLCIVMYQLSHAKSIPFFALSLCVAYVCLKLTQVFIYAWSGSLLTTESERFRETIYASRWLGNTRLKASIIIMLCQRPLILTVYNLLYVTIDMFMKVVNTTISYYLLLKTFEAET; the protein is encoded by the exons ATGATCGCTGAAAAGTTAGAATACGtacaatttcaaaatattatcgTACGACTCCTCTCAATCGTCGGATTGTGgacaaaacaaaattcaaatttactatCTCGATTGCGAATTCATATTTACCTTACATTTCTTGTCGTTCCAACTTTTGGAACGATCAACTATTTGGTTGCCAATATTTCAAACATAAATTTAGCCATCAATAGTTTGTGTTCACTTCTGGCTTTCTCtacagtaataataaaa gGAATgtcttttatcataaatcgCAAAGACGTAGATGAGCTACATACAATTTTGGATCCTTATTTTGACGAATTGTTGAAATCTCCCGAAATGTCAAAGCAAGTTTTGAATAAAATCTCAACTTTTAGACGTTTGCCAAAATTAATCACAGCCATGCTGATGACCGGCAGCATTTCTTATGCGATTGGACCGATAGTTTCTATAGTACACCAAATTCGTCATAAATTGTATCCTATAGATTTCAATTTCATTTATCTCACTTTGTATCCGTGGGAAATTCCGAGAAATTCTTTAATCCACTTTTTACACTTTATCAACGAGTATTTATCGACTAGTACCATTGTTCTCATCTCACCCGCAGTGGACAGCTTGTACACATATTACATGTTTCAAACGATAGGAATTTTACGGGAAATGTCCTATCGTATTTCCATgtttgacgaaaaaaattgtgattttgAAATACGCGAGTGCGTTAATAAGTATGAAATACTAGTACgatgtatgaaaaaaattcaaaaaatatatggaGCGATTATTTTATGGACCATGAATACCAATGCGATCGTACTTTGTATTGTAATGTATCAACTGTCTCAC GCTAAGTCGATTCCTTTTTTTGCATTGAGCCTTTGCGTAGCGTatgtttgtttaaaattaaccCAAGTCTTCATTTATGCTTGGAGCGGATCTCTCCTCACAACTGAG AGTGAAAGATTTCGAGAGACTATTTACGCATCCCGGTGGCTTGGAAATACTCGATTGAAGgcttcaataataataatgctcTGTCAGAGGCCCCTCATTTTGACTGTCTATAATTTGTTGTATGTTACAATAGACATGTTCATGAAA gTTGTTAACACGACAATatcatat
- the LOC123273570 gene encoding uncharacterized protein LOC123273570, translated as MVSYAIVPIISIIHQYRQKTYLINYNLIYHAVFPWEVPKNSVFHLIHFFDQYSLTIAVVLITSAVDSLYTYYMFQMIGILREISYRISMFDEKNCEFEIRECINKYEILVQCTKKIQKICGVIILWTMNTNAVILCTVIYQLSNAKSIPFFTMLLCVAYTGLKLTQVFIYAWSGTLLTIE; from the exons ATGGTTTCTTATGCGATTGTTCCAATAATTTCGATCATACATCAGTATCGTCAAAAAACTTATCTGATCAATTACAATCTCATTTATCATGCTGTGTTTCCGTGGGAGGTTCCGAAAAATTCGGTGTTCCACTTAATCCACTTTTTTGACCAATATTCACTGACTATCGCCGTCGTTCTAATCACATCTGCGGTGGACAGTTTGTATACGTATTACATGTTTCAAATGATCGGTATTTTGCGAGAAATATCCTATCGTATTTCGATGTTCGATGAGAAAAATTGTGAGTTTGAAATACGCGAATgcattaataaatatgaaattctGGTACAGTGTacgaaaaaaatacaaaaaatatgtGGAGTGATTATTTTATGGACCATGAATACCAATGCAGTCATACTCTGCACTGTTATTTACCAACTTTCAAAT GCCAAATCAATACCGTTTTTTACGATGCTCCTCTGCGTGGCGTATACTGGCTTGAAATTAACTCAAGTTTTTATATACGCCTGGTCTGGAACTCTTCTTACAATcgag tga
- the LOC123273545 gene encoding uncharacterized protein LOC123273545 — MIAERLEYVKFQTVIKRLLFIVGLWTKDDSSLFFRSLIHIYVSLFIVPTIGVINFFITNITNINLATRSLSTLLGFSTVIIKGMCIIINRREVDELHTILEPYFNELLKTPEMSTQVLNKISTFRRLPTIIMTIVITGCISYAIVPIISIIQQYRQKTYPITYNLIYQTVYPWEVPKNSVIHFIHFIDEYLLTVAIVLITSAVDSLYTYYMFQMIGILREISYRISMFDEKNCEFEIRECVNKYEILVRCTKKIQKVYGVIILWTMNVNAIVLCTVIYQLSNAKSIPFFTMLLCVAYTGLKLTQVFIYAWSGTLLTIESEKFREAIYASRWLGNTRLKSSIIIMLSQKPLILTACNLLYVTIDMFVKVGNTTISYYLLLKTFEQGD, encoded by the exons atgatcgcagAAAGGTTGGAATATGTCAAATTTCAAACTGTCATCAAACGACTGCTCTTCATTGTCGGTTTGTGGACAAAAGATGACTCGAGTTTATTTTTCCGATCACTGATTCATATTTATGTGTCTCTCTTTATTGTTCCAACAATCGGcgtgattaattttttcattaccAATATAACGAACATTAATCTCGCTACCAGAAGTTTGAGTACACTTCTGGGCTTCTCgacagtaataataaaa GGAATgtgtattataataaatcgCCGCGAAGTCGACGAGCTGCATACAATTTTGGAGCCATATTTTAACGAATTGTTGAAAACTCCTGAAATGTCAACGCAGGTTTTGAACAAAATCTCTACTTTCAGACGACTGCCGACAATAATTATGACAATAGTCATCACCGGCTGTATTTCTTATGCGATTGTTCCGATAATTTCGATCATACAACAGTATCGTCAAAAAACTTATCCGATCACTTACAATCTCATTTATCAAACTGTGTATCCGTGGGAGGTTCCGAAAAATTCAGTGATCCACTTTATCCACTTTATCGACGAATATTTACTGACTGTTGCCATTGTTCTAATCACATCTGCGGTGGACAGTTTGTACACGTATTACATGTTCCAAATGATCGGTATTTTGCGAGAAATATCGTATCGTATTTCAATGTTCGATGAGAAAAATTGTGAGTTTGAAATACGCGAATGCgttaataaatatgaaattctGGTACGATGTacgaaaaaaatacaaaaagtgTATGGAGTGATCATTTTATGGACCATGAATGTCAATGCGATCGTACTTTGCACTGTTATTTACCAACTTTCAAAT GCCAAATCAATACCGTTTTTTACGATGCTCCTCTGCGTGGCGTATACTGGCTTGAAATTAACTCAAGTTTTTATATACGCCTGGTCTGGAACTCTTCTTACAATcgag AGTGAAAAATTTCGAGAAGCCATTTACGCATCACGGTGGCTCGGTAATACCCGATTAAAgtcttcaataataataatgctttCCCAAAAGCCCCTCATTTTAACTGCGTGTAATTTGTTGTATGTCACAATAGACATGTTCGTAAAA gTTGGAAACACGACTatatcttattatttattattgaaaacatTCGAGCAAGGAGATTAA
- the LOC123273539 gene encoding uncharacterized protein LOC123273539 codes for MIAERLEYVKFQTVIKRLLFIVGLWTKNDSSLLFRSLFHIYLSFFIVPTIGVINFFLTNITNINLATKSLSTLLGFSTVIIKGICFIINRNDVDELHAILDPYFDELLKTPELSKIVLKKISTFRHLPTFITTFITVVCISYAIVPIISILAQIRHKIWPINYNLVYLTVYPWEIPKHSFMYSIHFIDEYLLTIAIVLITSSVDSLYTYYIFQIIGMLKEISYQISTFDEKSSEFIIRQCVNKYEVLVHCTEKIEKVYGVIILWTMNVNAIVLCAVIFQLSHAKSIPFVSMVLFVAHAGLKLTQVFIFAWGGSLLTTESEKFRDTIYASRWLGNNRLKSSIIIMLSQKPLILTACGLLNVTIDMFVKVGNTTISYYLLLKTFEQGA; via the exons atgatcgcagAAAGGTTGGAATATGTCAAATTTCAAACTGTCATCAAACGACTGCTCTTCATTGTCGGTTTGTGGACAAAAAATGACTCGAGTTTATTATTCCGATCATTGTTTCACATATATCTATCTTTCTTTATTGTTCCAACAATCGGcgtgattaatttttttcttaccaatataacaaatattaatcTCGCTACCAAAAGTTTGAGTACACTTTTGGGCTTCTCgacagtaataataaaa GGaatatgttttattataaatcgcaACGACGTCGACGAACTGCACGCGATTTTGGATCCGTATTTCGACGAATTGTTAAAAACGCCAGAACTTTCCAAgatagttttgaaaaaaatctcaaCTTTTAGGCACTTGCCGACATTTATCACCACTTTTATAACCGTCGTCTGTATTTCTTACGCAATTGTACCAATAATTTCTATTCTGGCTCAAATTCGTCACAAAATTTGGCCAATAAATTACAACCTAGTTTATCTTACTGTGTACCCTTGGGAAATTCCAAAACACAGTTTCATGTACAGTATTCATTTTATTGACGAGTATCTACTGACAATCGCTATCGTTCTTATTACTTCCAGCGTCGACAGTTTGTATacttattatatatttcaaataatagGCATGTTAAAAGAAATATCGTATCAAATTTCTacatttgatgaaaaaagtaGTGAATTTATTATACGCCAATGCGTTAATAAGTATGAAGTATTAGTACATTGTacggaaaaaatagaaaaagttTACGGggttattattttatggaCCATGAATGTCAATGCCATTGTCCTTTGCGCGGTTATTTTCCAACTTTCTCAC gCTAAATCAATTCCCTTTGTTTCAATGGTTCTTTTCGTGGCGCACGCTGGCTTGAAATTAACCCAAGTATTTATATTCGCTTGGGGCGGATCACTCCTCACTACCgag AGTGAAAAATTTCGAGACACTATTTACGCATCACGATGGCTTGGAAACAACCGATTAAAgtcttcaataataataatgctcTCCCAAAAACCCCTCATCTTAACTGCATGCGGCTTGCTAAATGTCACGATAGACATGTTTGTTAAA GTCGGAAACACGACGATatcatattatttattgttaaaaacatTTGAACAGGGAGCTTAA
- the LOC123273476 gene encoding putative odorant receptor 92a, giving the protein MMVKDKLEYDKFKNFIRRLLSLVGAWSTEESNLFARSLLYLHLAGYVIPVIGVFNFVGVNILNIKVVAKGLSILMGFSTNILKAACILINQKDVIELHKFLDSYFDTMVKKPELSKIVLKGIGTFRRLTIIGTVLTTIVCFCYAAYPVLSVINQWHQHTKPIQYNHVFPLIYPWNYMTNSFIYYLHIFNENLMSFSLIVITSGIDGLFLYYIFHLIGMVREISFLISSLDKNDNSEAVIKQCIFKYELLLKCREKIQNIFGLIVLWNMKTNSLTLCISIFQLSNAKSIPLILVILCVALTSLKLIQAFVLGWTGSCLTTESEKLREAIYAADWLGNKQMMNSILIMLTQKPLVIIACKYATVSIEMFSAVINTTISYYLLLKTFDID; this is encoded by the exons ATGATGGTCAAAGATAAATTAGagtatgataaatttaaaaattttatcagacGTTTACTCTCTTTAGTAGGAGCTTGGTCGACAGAAGAGTCAAATTTATTTGCACGGTCACTTTTATATTTGCACTTGGCTGGGTATGTCATCCCAGTAAtcggagtttttaattttgttggcGTAAATATACTCAATATCAAAGTTGTTGCCAAGGGATTGAGCATACTCATGGGCTTTTCGACAAATATTCTCAAA GCTGCCTGTATACTAATAAACCAAAAAGACGTGATCGAATTACATAAATTCCTCGACTCGTACTTTGATACAATGGTAAAGAAACCAGAACTatcaaaaatagttttaaaaggAATAGGAACTTTCCGACGTCTAACGATAATTGGAACGGTGCTGACCACAATCGTCTGTTTTTGCTACGCAGCCTACCCGGTTCTTTCTGTTATTAATCAATGGCACCAGCATACAAAGCCCATTCAGTACAATCACGTTTTCCCGCTAATATACCCCTGGAATTATATGACTAATAGTTTTATATACTACCTACACATTTTCAACGAAAATTTAATGAGTTTTAGTCTCATTGTGATTACCTCCGGAATTGACGGATTGtttctttattatatttttcatctgaTCGGAATGGTGCGTGAAATATCATTTCTGATATCTTCGCTCGATAAAAATGATAACAGTGAAGCTGTTATTAAgcaatgtatttttaaatacgaATTATTGCTGAAATGCCGGGAGAAAATTCAGAATATTTTCGGTTTGATTGTACTGTGGAATATGAAAACTAATTCTCTTACATTGTGTATAAGCATTTTTCAACTGTCCAAT GCTAAGTCGATACCGTTGATATTAGTCATATTATGTGTAGCTCTAACGAGTCTAAAATTAATCCAAGCATTTGTTTTGGGATGGACAGGCTCATGTCTTACTACTGAG agTGAAAAACTCCGAGAAGCAATTTATGCAGCTGATTGGTTAGGCAATAAACAAATGATGAATTCGATACTAATAATGCTCACTCAAAAGCCTTTAGTTATAATAGCTTGCAAGTACGCTACTGTTTCAATAGAAATGTTTTCGGCT GTCATAAATACAACAATATCGTActatttattactaaaaacTTTTGACATCGActaa